One region of Qipengyuania sp. SS22 genomic DNA includes:
- a CDS encoding flagellar protein FliS gives MLARARPGDAYRQSNFDARLMASGRDDLVLFCLDDLIDNLGLLEIAESRHDRAARSRVLTRCVTALTALEIGIDREAEMADSLAQFYGAAKSMLLDSIRAIDLEQIAQLRGDLREISAAFRAAKLGATQA, from the coding sequence ATGCTGGCCCGTGCCCGACCCGGCGATGCCTACCGGCAAAGCAATTTCGATGCCCGGCTGATGGCCAGCGGGCGCGACGACCTCGTCTTGTTCTGCCTCGACGACCTGATCGACAATCTGGGCCTCCTCGAGATCGCCGAATCGCGCCACGACCGCGCCGCGCGCAGCCGCGTGCTGACGCGCTGCGTCACCGCGTTGACCGCTTTGGAGATCGGGATCGACCGCGAAGCCGAAATGGCCGACAGCCTGGCGCAATTCTACGGCGCGGCGAAAAGCATGCTGCTCGATTCGATCCGTGCCATCGATCTCGAGCAAATCGCGCAATTGCGCGGTGATCTGCGTGAAATTTCGGCTGCCTTCCGCGCGGCGAAACTGGGCGCGACACAAGCCTGA
- the fliD gene encoding flagellar filament capping protein FliD codes for MSISSSSIATSLGIGSGIDMTGLAEQLAEAQFAGRNQRLADQSETLERRISLAGSIRSSLSTFATALGDRLRTGDLAPLPTISNAAVAAVSTPLGSVGKGTYSLEVTQLASNQILTGPTYASATDTVGAGTLTIRFGSTTNASFAEDTGKTPLTIDIDPGATLSQVAAAINGKNAGLNAYVAQTDAGAQLVVKGADGVQNGFTIEATEDGANPGLSALAWQPGDDPARLVKTSVDAEFLLDGLARRSASNKIDSIAPGLSLMLTGTNSGAPATIGFNSATSAISGMMQDITGALNEIAGELSSAVDPMTGDLSRDSGARALRRDLSALGSTVIMPNAAEGAPKTLAELGLAIERDGSFRFDEAKLVDALARDASGVAAMFTTGINGIYSTIDRMARSNSMASDPGTLAGSVARYQSQSDQITRDLEKLAEQQETFRSSMVARFAKSESRITASQSTLSFLQSQIDIWNNQGN; via the coding sequence CAGCGGCTGGCCGACCAGTCGGAAACGCTCGAGCGGCGAATCTCGCTTGCGGGGTCGATCCGCAGCAGCCTCTCCACCTTCGCCACGGCGTTGGGCGATCGCCTGCGGACGGGCGATCTTGCGCCGCTGCCGACGATCAGCAATGCCGCGGTCGCGGCGGTGTCCACGCCGCTGGGATCGGTGGGCAAGGGCACCTATTCGCTCGAAGTCACCCAGTTGGCGAGCAACCAGATCCTCACCGGGCCGACCTATGCCAGTGCAACCGACACGGTCGGGGCCGGCACGCTTACCATCCGTTTCGGCTCGACGACCAATGCGAGCTTCGCCGAAGACACGGGGAAGACCCCGCTGACGATCGACATTGACCCCGGGGCGACGCTCTCGCAGGTGGCCGCCGCGATTAACGGGAAGAACGCCGGGCTTAATGCCTATGTCGCGCAGACCGATGCGGGCGCACAGCTGGTGGTGAAGGGGGCCGATGGGGTCCAGAACGGCTTCACCATCGAAGCGACCGAAGACGGTGCGAACCCGGGCCTGTCGGCACTGGCCTGGCAGCCGGGCGACGATCCCGCGCGGCTGGTCAAGACCTCCGTCGATGCCGAATTCCTCCTCGATGGCCTTGCCCGCCGCAGCGCGTCGAACAAGATCGACAGCATTGCGCCGGGCCTGTCGCTGATGTTGACGGGCACCAATAGCGGCGCCCCAGCAACGATCGGCTTCAACAGCGCGACCAGCGCGATCTCCGGCATGATGCAGGACATCACCGGCGCGCTCAACGAAATCGCCGGCGAGCTGAGCAGCGCGGTCGATCCGATGACCGGGGACCTTTCCCGCGATAGCGGCGCGCGTGCGCTGCGCCGCGATCTGTCCGCACTCGGCTCCACCGTGATCATGCCCAATGCGGCGGAAGGGGCTCCGAAAACGCTGGCCGAACTGGGCCTGGCGATCGAGCGTGACGGCAGCTTCCGCTTCGACGAGGCCAAGCTGGTCGATGCGCTGGCGCGCGATGCCTCGGGCGTGGCCGCCATGTTCACCACCGGGATCAACGGGATTTATTCCACGATCGACCGGATGGCGCGTTCGAACAGCATGGCGAGCGATCCGGGAACACTGGCCGGATCGGTGGCGCGTTACCAGTCGCAATCGGATCAGATCACGCGTGATCTCGAAAAGCTCGCCGAACAGCAGGAAACCTTCCGCTCGAGCATGGTCGCGCGCTTCGCCAAGTCCGAAAGCCGGATTACCGCGTCGCAATCGACCCTGTCCTTCCTCCAATCCCAGATTGATATCTGGAACAACCAGGGGAACTGA